GTCGAGAACCTGTCCGGTGAGGAGGTTGCGGTAGCGTATCTTTACCCGGAGGCTGGCGCCCCTCGCGGAGGGGGAGTGGAAGGCGATCTCCAGCAGCCTGCAGGGGGCCTCTCCGAAATTTACTATCATTCCTCTCTTGAGATCCGACGCTTCAGCCATTTTTTTCATCTCCTTGAACGCTTTTCCCGGTCCTTTACGCGCCGGTATTTATCCCGCCTTCGGGTTCTTTGTAAAGTTTTTTTGTCTTCCGGCGTTTGCCGCATTAGAATGCATAGTGTCGGAAAACATAAAAAATACAAAGGAGCAGCCATGTCGAAATCAAGGACAAGCCTGAAATCCATAAGCTTGGCCGTACTTCTGGCCTACCTCTTCATCTTCCTGCCCTCCTCCCCCGCAATGGCGGCCTGGGTAGGCACCGGGGAAGCCCTCGGATCCCCGAAGGCGCGCCTCGTCTCTTTCGTGGAGAGAGACGACGTGCAAAAACAGATAACCTCCCTGGGAGTGGACCCGGAAGAAGCGCTTCGCCGGGTGAACGGGATGACCGACGCCGAGGCGAAGACGGCCCTTGAAAAGATAGGCTCCCTTCCCGCCGGAGGCGACGGAGTTGGCACGCTCATCGGCGCGTGTCTCTTCATCTTCATAGTCCTTCTGATCACCGACATAATCGGACTGACGCACGTATTTTCCTTCGTCAATCATGGGCGCAGGTAAAAATACCGTCAGGCGCGCAAAACGCCTCTCAAAGCTTGTCTGCCTCTTTGCGGCGCTCCTCCTCGCGGGGTGCGCCGCAAATCTTTCTTACCTCAAAAATTCGTCCCTCCCCGAAAGGGCCGGTATACCCGATCTCGTTCCCTTCGAGCAAAAGGAACACCTCTGCGGCCCCTCGGCCCTCGCGACCCTGCTTCGCTGGGCAGGTGAGCCGGAGATTACCCCGGATTTCCTCTGCCCCCTCCTCTACACCCCCGGCAAGGAGGGAACCTTCCTTTTCGACATCGCAAGGGAGATTCGCCTTCGCGGCTATCTCGCCTACTCCCTTACAGGCGGGCTGAGAGAAGTCCTCGAAGAGATAGCTTCCGGCAAGCCGGTGCTGGTGCTGGAGAACCGCGGCCTCTCCTTCTACACGGTTTACCATTACAGCGTCGCGGGAGGGTACGACCTGGGGCGGGGGGAGATTCTCCTCTACGAGGGAAAGCGGGAAGCGCGGTTAAATTCTCTCTCGACTTTTTCGAGAACCTTCGAGCGTTCCGGGGAGGTTGCGGTTCTCGCGCTTCCCCCGGGCGAACTGCCGGTTTCGGCTCCGCCGACCGCGCTGCTGGAGGCTCTCGGCGCCCTCGAAAGCGCGGGCAAAAAGCCGGAAGCCCGGCGGGGGTATGAAAATTTCACGAAAAGGTTCCCGGGGAGCTGGCTCGGCCATTTCGCCCTCGGCAACTCTCTCGCCGGGTCCGGGGATTTTGCCGGAGCCAAAGGGGAATTTGAAATTGCGCTCGGCCTCTCGCCGGACCGCCCGGAAATCCTCAACAATCTCGCCCTCATCGCTTCCGGGGAGGGGCGCTGCGCCGAAGCGGAGAGGCTGGCGGGAGAAGCCGTGGAGAAAGCCCGGGGGCAGGGGATGGACGGCGCTCCCTACGAGGAAACCGCAAGGGAAGTCCTGCGCTGCGGGAAGTGAGAAATGTTTTTGCTTATCACTTCTTTTCAATTGGGATAATCTGATTCTCCCTGACCGAGGAGAGCAACCAGATGGAAAAGCTACCGCCCGACACCTGCATAAGCGAAGCGGACCGCAGGGCTTACCCGCGCAGCCCCGTCGTCGTTAAGAAAGCGAAGCTGCATTACGGCAACGAGATCTTTTTCGGCTACGCGACCAACGTCTCCCGCAGCGGCCTCTTCATCTCCTCCACAAAACTCCGGAGCCCCGGAGAAACCTACGCGGTGGAGTTCACCCTTCCGGGGGACGCCTCCCGCCGCTTCGTCTGCCGGGCCGAGGTCATGTGGGCGCGCCCCTACCGGCAGGGGTCCTTCTGCTCGGCTGGCTTCGGCCTTCGGTTCCTCGATCTTCCCGAGGAGGACGCCGTCTTCATAGATGAATGGGTGAAGCGGGTTAACGCGCAGATGAAGTGATTCTTGCGGGAAGGGCTCCTGCGAGCCCGAAAACCGTGAGGCACTCCCGAAGCTCCCTCGGAAGGTCGGAAAAAATCTCCAGCCTCTCCCCCGTCGCCGGGTGCTCCATCCCCACGTAAAAAGCGTGCAGAAACATCCTCGAAAGCCCCGAAACTTCCGCGACCTCTCTGTTGAATCCCCTGTCGCCGTACCTCGAATCAAGCGCCACCGGGTGTCCGAGATGGGCGAAGTGCCGCCGTATCTGATGGTTTCTTCCGGTCAAAAGCTCGATCTCGACGAGGGTGGCCGAAAGAGGGTGGGCAGCCCTCCCCAGCACCCGGTACAGGGTAAGCGCGCTTTGAATCTTCGGTTCGAGTTCGAGGCAGGCCGGGCCCAGTTTCGCGTAGTCCCTGGAGTCGGGCCGCTTTTCCAGCTCCGCCTCGATCCTGCCTTCGTCGCACTCCAGCCTTCCCGCGGCCAGCGCCAGATATTTTTTGGAGAAGCGCTTCTGCTGAAGGTGAAAGCCGAGCTTTCTCTGCGCCCTCGGGTTCTTGCCGATGAGCACGAGGCCGCTGGTCTCTATGTCGAGGCGGTTCGCCAGCGCGGGCTGGAATTCGTCCTCCACCTTCGTCCCCAGATAGTGGCGGACGCGCTCTATGAGGGTGTCGCCGCTGCGGCGAAGGGCAGGGTGGCTGGCGCAGCCGGGGGGCTTGGAGACGACGAGGAGGTCTTCGTCCTCGCGCACCACGGTAAAGGGGCCCGCCGGGGTCGAAACAGCTTCGTTTTCTTTGAGAACCGGCTTCGTCGAGGGTTTTTGGGGCCGAAGAACCGCCACGGAGACGATATCGCCTCCGACGACCTTCCCGAGCGGGTCGGCGGGCCGCCCGCCTTTCTTTATCTCCCCCGTCCTCGCCTTCTTGAAGATTTCGCGGGGCGAAAGCTCAGGAAAGACCCTCCGCACAGCCTCCAGCACGGTCAGCCCCGTCCACTCGCCGCTTATCTCTATGTTCTTTACAACAGTAACCATTTCTCCGGTCATTCAACCATTCCCGTTCCGCTGACGAAGACCACGCTTCCCCTTTCGACTCCGAGCCAGGAGGCTACGGGGTCGCACTTGGCGCAGAGGAGGAAAAATACCGGCTTTTTCGAGATAAATTCGGGGTATTCGGTGAGGGTTTCGAGGTTCGCCATCCCCTTGGCGACGATTACGTCGGCGTTTTTCCACGCCGCGTGAAACTCCTCGCCGGAAAAGGGGGGCTCGACGCCGACGCAGTCGCTGCCGGTGTCCACGAGGTTTTCGATATGGAGGCCGAAGCGCTCCGCGCCCTCCCGCGTGAGGTCGTTCTGGGAGGGCTCTCCCTTCACGCAGTAGGAGACCTCGAAACCGGCGCGCTCGAAAAACTCGATGAGGGGAAGGTCGAAGAGCGCCTCGCCGCTGTTGTCGGCTAAGATTAAAATCTTCCGGGCGGTTTCAAGCGCGTTTTCAAACTCGCGAAGGTCGAGGCTGGCGAAGGAGAAATCGAACTCGCGCCATTCGCGCTCCACCTCCTCGAAGGGGCGGAAATAATCCAGCCGGTTCCCCATCGCGGCCAGCTTGAGCCTGCCCTCAAGGTCGCCGCCGCACTTTCCGGCGACGAGGGGGAGAGCTTTCGCGCTCATGGCGAACTCGCGCTCCTTGAAGCGGCGGAAGGGGTCGGGATTTCCTGTCAGCTCCTTCGACAGCCGCAAAAACCCGGTGGCGACCCGCGTGGGTACGCTCTCGCCCTCGCTGAACTGAATCCGCACATACTCGGCGGTCTGCGCCCTCACCGTCTCCAGGAGTGCGGGAAGGTCCGCGCACGCCTCGGCGGAGGCCTTTTCGGCCAGGCACAGGAGGCACTTCAGACAGTCCCTTCTCGCTCTCATTTTAGCTCCGCGAAAAACCCGAGGGCGAGCTCGGGCAAAAGCCCGTAGGCTTCCCTGAGCGCCCTCTCCTCTTCCGGGGATTTCTTCTCCCAGAGGGAGGATTCGAGGGGGAGGTCGCTGATGTAAGTCAGCGCCGCCCCCGGAAGGGAGTGGTGGCGGGCGGCGGAAAAAAAGGCGGAAAGCTCCATCTCCAGCGCGTCGAAGCCCCGCTCGCGGAGCAGCCGGAGGTTTTCCGGCGCTTCGGCTGCAATCGAGCCGATGGTGAAGACCCTTCCCTCCCTCGGCGCTATTCCCCGCTCCCGTAGCGTCTCTCTGAGCGCGCCCTCCAGCCCGCCGGAACAGGGAATCTCCGCGGCCTCGTCCACCAGCTCTCCGAAATCCCTGCCGAGGTAGCGCGTGTACCCCTCGCCGTCGGCGGCGGTCAGCGGCAGGAAGAAATCCCCCAGCGCCCAGCCGGAGCGCAGCGACCCCACCGCGCCCGCGAAGAGAAGGTTTCTGGCTCCGGAAAGGGAAAGAAAGGAGATGCAGTCGCCCACCCGCGAAGGCCCCACCCCGGTGCGAATCACCGTGACGCGCATACCCTTGAAGACCGCCGTGAACCCCTGAAAGAAAAACGGCGGCGAAAGCGGAACGATAGACGCCTCCTCCACATGGCGCGAAAAGGACTTGAGGTGCATGAAGGGAGTGAGAATCACGTTCTCGGCGATCTCCCCCGGCGGACACCCGAGAGTAATTTCAAGCACCCTTGCGGGATCGCCCAAGCGGGGAGGGTTACAGGACATAATCAACCTAATTCTTCAAAATAATCTTCTTCGATTATGCCAGTCCCAATCAGTCTTTCGCACATCATGGGTGATTTTGTAAGCAGGTCGGCCAGTATCCTTCTTAAAACATGCGCGTCCTCCGGGAAATCCTCTTTTCCAAACCATTCATCTGATAACCTCAGAGCAATGGCATTTGCCCAATCGGAGTTTGTTATAATCTGCATTTGACTTCCTTCGTTCATATGAGCCTGTAACTGCCCTTTGAAACGAACTCAAGATACCCTTTGTCTCTCAGAAATTGCAGTTGCTGCCTTATTTTGTCTTTTACGTGCCGGTTGTCCGGGTGTTTTTGCTGCAAAAACAATTCGTAGGAATACACATCCTGCAAATTGAATTCGGTTTTGTCGATTTTGTCTAAGCAGTTCATCACATCGACAATCCAGCCCTTGGTCTCTTTTTCATCGCGCAAAAACAGGGTTTTCTTCCAGTTTTCAAGAACTTTTTCCGTTGGCTGGATTTGCCTGTCCTTGACGTAGAAAATCTTTCCGGCATGGGGAATATTGTTTATCAGTATGTTGCACCCGACCCACGCTCCTCTTTTGGCAGCCGGCGAAAGAGGCTTTCTCTTTTCTATTATCTCCGGCGTGAAGAAGTGCTTCGGAACCACAGCGAAATTCAATACTTCGTAGTTAACAGGGCTGTAATTCAGCAAGAAAAAGTTCGGGTTATCATCGCCCTGCAATCTTTTGATCATCGTGTCGTAAGCGCCGTCAACTATCCTGGACCCCGATGAGTTTTTCTTGCTCTTAAGCTCAAAATCCTCGGAACATTTCGCACAGTAAAAATCCGCCACGGGGCGATTGTTCC
The sequence above is a segment of the bacterium genome. Coding sequences within it:
- a CDS encoding pilus assembly protein PilZ → MEKLPPDTCISEADRRAYPRSPVVVKKAKLHYGNEIFFGYATNVSRSGLFISSTKLRSPGETYAVEFTLPGDASRRFVCRAEVMWARPYRQGSFCSAGFGLRFLDLPEEDAVFIDEWVKRVNAQMK
- a CDS encoding restriction endonuclease, whose protein sequence is MLTCFDRKLADAYTSNSQKIRVLSEAWVSSEIYCPNCGTGVDSHRNNRPVADFYCAKCSEDFELKSKKNSSGSRIVDGAYDTMIKRLQGDDNPNFFLLNYSPVNYEVLNFAVVPKHFFTPEIIEKRKPLSPAAKRGAWVGCNILINNIPHAGKIFYVKDRQIQPTEKVLENWKKTLFLRDEKETKGWIVDVMNCLDKIDKTEFNLQDVYSYELFLQQKHPDNRHVKDKIRQQLQFLRDKGYLEFVSKGSYRLI
- a CDS encoding tetratricopeptide repeat protein translates to MGAGKNTVRRAKRLSKLVCLFAALLLAGCAANLSYLKNSSLPERAGIPDLVPFEQKEHLCGPSALATLLRWAGEPEITPDFLCPLLYTPGKEGTFLFDIAREIRLRGYLAYSLTGGLREVLEEIASGKPVLVLENRGLSFYTVYHYSVAGGYDLGRGEILLYEGKREARLNSLSTFSRTFERSGEVAVLALPPGELPVSAPPTALLEALGALESAGKKPEARRGYENFTKRFPGSWLGHFALGNSLAGSGDFAGAKGEFEIALGLSPDRPEILNNLALIASGEGRCAEAERLAGEAVEKARGQGMDGAPYEETAREVLRCGK
- a CDS encoding DUF89 family protein, with translation MRARRDCLKCLLCLAEKASAEACADLPALLETVRAQTAEYVRIQFSEGESVPTRVATGFLRLSKELTGNPDPFRRFKEREFAMSAKALPLVAGKCGGDLEGRLKLAAMGNRLDYFRPFEEVEREWREFDFSFASLDLREFENALETARKILILADNSGEALFDLPLIEFFERAGFEVSYCVKGEPSQNDLTREGAERFGLHIENLVDTGSDCVGVEPPFSGEEFHAAWKNADVIVAKGMANLETLTEYPEFISKKPVFFLLCAKCDPVASWLGVERGSVVFVSGTGMVE
- a CDS encoding RluA family pseudouridine synthase, producing MTGEMVTVVKNIEISGEWTGLTVLEAVRRVFPELSPREIFKKARTGEIKKGGRPADPLGKVVGGDIVSVAVLRPQKPSTKPVLKENEAVSTPAGPFTVVREDEDLLVVSKPPGCASHPALRRSGDTLIERVRHYLGTKVEDEFQPALANRLDIETSGLVLIGKNPRAQRKLGFHLQQKRFSKKYLALAAGRLECDEGRIEAELEKRPDSRDYAKLGPACLELEPKIQSALTLYRVLGRAAHPLSATLVEIELLTGRNHQIRRHFAHLGHPVALDSRYGDRGFNREVAEVSGLSRMFLHAFYVGMEHPATGERLEIFSDLPRELRECLTVFGLAGALPARITSSAR